In Effusibacillus pohliae DSM 22757, the following proteins share a genomic window:
- a CDS encoding ATP-binding protein: protein MQAIGQVLANAGLPRFQKTLRGKEQCAGCGETVEIVEISLAGGPFKGKTAVHRLGCRCEELALVRQIMQENEEAKKRKLLRIFDESSLISPSLRNAAFETYQPTTEGLKKAKVEAMAFVKSFSLDRPANLIFTGHYGTGKSHLAVSIVRALMERGYTGIFISVPDMLTKLKETYNRSSETTEADILEALKTVDVLVLDDIGAEYSGSAESWAVTKIFEVVNARSGRHTIYTTNLNSEQLQLKIGDRNFSRMCERAHVIKMHGPDYRRKTMW, encoded by the coding sequence ATGCAAGCCATCGGACAGGTTCTGGCCAATGCGGGATTGCCAAGATTTCAAAAGACTTTGAGGGGCAAAGAGCAATGCGCCGGATGCGGCGAAACGGTTGAGATTGTCGAAATTTCGCTTGCTGGCGGGCCGTTCAAGGGGAAAACGGCTGTCCACCGGCTTGGGTGCCGGTGCGAGGAACTGGCGCTGGTCCGGCAGATCATGCAGGAGAACGAGGAAGCGAAAAAGCGGAAACTGCTCCGGATTTTTGACGAATCGTCCTTGATCAGCCCGAGCCTTCGGAATGCGGCGTTTGAAACCTACCAGCCAACCACGGAAGGGCTGAAAAAAGCCAAGGTTGAGGCGATGGCCTTCGTCAAATCGTTCTCGCTCGACCGGCCGGCCAATCTGATTTTTACCGGCCACTACGGAACAGGGAAATCCCATCTGGCGGTGTCGATTGTGCGGGCTCTGATGGAACGGGGGTACACAGGGATTTTCATCTCGGTCCCGGACATGCTGACGAAGCTGAAAGAGACGTACAACCGGAGTTCGGAGACGACCGAGGCGGACATTCTGGAAGCGCTGAAAACGGTGGATGTGCTGGTGCTGGACGACATCGGAGCGGAGTATTCGGGATCAGCCGAATCATGGGCCGTGACCAAGATTTTCGAGGTTGTGAACGCCCGTTCCGGCCGCCACACGATCTACACCACGAACCTGAACAGCGAACAGTTGCAGCTCAAAATTGGCGACCGGAATTTTTCACGGATGTGCGAACGGGCGCACGTGATCAAGAT